One Pyxicephalus adspersus chromosome 3, UCB_Pads_2.0, whole genome shotgun sequence genomic window carries:
- the LOC140327408 gene encoding uncharacterized protein, translating into MIRHKYDQQRSIFIKRKIAERLADRLWTPAGRCPTVAQIQHTWSNLKRRRPDLVCEVGDRILSANSKSRRRLQIVQRPHRRLAIPQDVEEEETSLGEEDPVREEAIEEEEEEVLVPFPGEEPVKEEVPSPAEEEPYPEEEPAAPHLQPESSDEGEEAAEEIDSAAAPLPAPPPQDTSSSSECKYFFILDIFAQTGHGPLHQPGQGRN; encoded by the exons atgattcggcACAAatatgaccagcagaggtctatttttatcaaaagaaaaatcGCGGAGAGGCtcgcagacaggctctggacccctgcagggaggtGCCCAACTGTGGCGCAAATACAGCATACTTGGAGCAACCTGAAACGTAGACGACCAGATTTGGTgtgcgaagtgggggaccgcatcctgtctg ccaactctaaATCACGCCGGCGGCTGCAAATAgtacagcggccacacaggcgactggccatcccccaggatgtggaggaggaggagacatccctgGGGGAGGAAGACCCTGTCAGGGAGGAGGCTattgaggaagaggaggaggaggtgctggTGCCATTCCCAGGGGAGGAGCCAGTcaaggaggaggtgccatccccggcAGAGGAGGAGCCATAtcctgaggaggagcccgctgcaccacatctgcagccagagtcctccgatgaaggagaggaggcggccgaggagattgact ctgctgcagcgcccttgccagcacctcctccacaggacacaagttcctcatctgaatgtaagtatttcttcattttagatatt TTCGCCCAAAccggccacggcccacttcaccagcctGGCCAGGGGCGCAACTGA